One genomic window of Methanosarcina acetivorans C2A includes the following:
- a CDS encoding methionine synthase, whose protein sequence is MQDITFIDGGSLPTPEGLTREWVKAAAENRDEDEKFFSLVRETFQKKINVGVHVPTYPQFRDMIGQFLDIIKDEKNCYEPYVVKEEYAKILELEIIDEVAKQHREETGETLEVRVCVAGPTDLYLQAFGATPFADAYHIMALDIENFIRQAFKAAKNFKIRVIALDEPSLGMNDRIQFSDSDIVSALTMASTHARKQGADVEIHLHSPLKYKLVCETPINVLGFEYAATPSYIDLLDKKILEDSNTYIRLGVSRTDISSLIGMVNETYEVNAWKERKYMQKIVTDLETPDLVKKRLETAFSILGDRIKYASPDCGLAFWPDQELAFRLLENTAKGINAFNAEMKNKE, encoded by the coding sequence ATGCAGGACATCACTTTTATCGACGGAGGCAGCCTACCCACACCTGAAGGTCTTACCAGGGAATGGGTAAAAGCGGCAGCCGAAAACCGGGATGAGGATGAAAAATTCTTTTCTCTGGTAAGGGAGACTTTCCAGAAAAAAATTAATGTTGGGGTACACGTTCCTACTTATCCGCAGTTCAGGGACATGATAGGGCAGTTTCTGGACATAATCAAGGATGAAAAGAACTGTTACGAGCCTTATGTGGTAAAAGAGGAGTACGCAAAAATCCTTGAACTTGAGATAATTGACGAGGTTGCAAAGCAGCACAGGGAAGAGACAGGAGAGACTCTGGAAGTGAGAGTGTGCGTTGCCGGCCCCACGGATCTGTACCTTCAGGCTTTCGGAGCAACTCCTTTTGCAGATGCATACCATATCATGGCTCTGGATATCGAGAATTTCATAAGGCAGGCATTTAAAGCCGCGAAAAATTTCAAAATTAGGGTTATTGCCCTGGACGAGCCCAGTCTCGGAATGAACGACCGAATCCAGTTTTCGGACTCCGATATCGTCTCTGCCCTTACTATGGCCTCTACCCACGCGCGGAAACAGGGTGCAGATGTGGAGATCCATCTGCACTCTCCATTGAAGTACAAACTTGTCTGCGAGACCCCTATCAATGTTCTTGGGTTTGAGTATGCTGCAACTCCTTCTTACATAGACCTCCTGGACAAAAAAATTCTGGAGGACTCGAATACTTACATAAGGCTCGGAGTCTCGAGGACCGATATTTCCAGCCTCATAGGTATGGTTAACGAGACCTATGAAGTCAATGCCTGGAAGGAAAGGAAGTATATGCAAAAGATTGTTACTGATCTTGAAACTCCCGACCTCGTAAAAAAGAGACTTGAGACTGCTTTTTCTATCCTTGGGGACCGCATAAAATATGCAAGTCCTGACTGCGGGCTGGCATTCTGGCCGGACCAGGAACTTGCTTTCAGGCTGCTTGAGAATACGGCAAAAGGCATCAATGCATTTAATGCCGAAATGAAAAACAAGGAATAA
- a CDS encoding methionine synthase — MQEIIFDDIGSYPLPEGVSKEWVQNAFKTRAEDEKLFTVINDAFQQKIDAGVEVPTYPQYQDMNEQFLKVIRDSECTESPFEVKLECARIEELEAIETVAKAYKEKFGETLKVRICVTGPTELYLKEFGGTRYTDIYTIFAKNVNKFVRNSMKSSKHFKIATVSIDEPSIGLNPELAFDENEIISALTEASKAASKRGADVEIHLHSALYYNFACQTPTINVIGIESAGTPSYLELIDKKVLEDTDSFLRLGVARTDIYSLAGVLNEKYCTNVWKDQQYLPELVTQLETPAVITKRLRLAYRRFGSLIKYVGPDCGLGSWPNQKIAFILLSNVAQGIKDFRESC; from the coding sequence ATGCAAGAAATCATCTTTGACGATATCGGAAGTTATCCTCTCCCTGAAGGAGTCAGTAAGGAATGGGTCCAAAACGCATTTAAAACGAGAGCTGAAGATGAGAAGCTCTTTACTGTGATCAACGATGCCTTCCAGCAGAAAATCGATGCAGGTGTAGAGGTTCCTACTTATCCTCAGTACCAGGACATGAATGAACAGTTCCTGAAGGTTATCCGGGACTCGGAATGCACTGAAAGTCCTTTTGAGGTAAAACTGGAATGTGCAAGAATCGAAGAGCTTGAGGCTATAGAAACGGTTGCAAAAGCCTATAAAGAAAAATTCGGGGAAACCCTGAAGGTCCGGATCTGTGTAACCGGTCCGACCGAACTTTACCTGAAGGAATTTGGGGGTACACGGTATACGGACATATATACTATTTTTGCAAAAAACGTCAACAAATTCGTCCGGAACTCAATGAAATCTTCAAAGCATTTCAAGATTGCAACGGTTTCGATTGACGAGCCAAGCATAGGGCTGAACCCTGAACTTGCCTTTGACGAGAACGAAATCATCTCTGCACTTACCGAAGCCTCGAAGGCAGCGAGTAAGAGGGGGGCTGATGTGGAGATTCATCTTCATTCTGCTCTCTATTATAATTTTGCCTGCCAGACCCCTACGATTAATGTGATAGGGATTGAGTCTGCGGGCACGCCTTCCTATCTGGAGCTGATCGACAAAAAAGTGCTTGAAGACACGGACTCTTTCCTGAGGCTCGGAGTCGCAAGAACCGATATCTACTCCCTGGCAGGGGTTCTGAATGAGAAATACTGTACCAACGTCTGGAAGGATCAGCAGTATCTGCCAGAACTCGTTACGCAACTGGAAACCCCGGCTGTTATTACAAAAAGGCTGAGACTGGCTTACAGACGTTTTGGCAGCCTGATAAAGTACGTAGGTCCTGACTGCGGTCTGGGCTCCTGGCCCAACCAGAAGATAGCTTTTATCCTGCTTTCGAACGTTGCTCAGGGAATCAAGGATTTCAGGGAAAGTTGTTAA
- a CDS encoding ribbon-helix-helix domain-containing protein, with protein sequence MPKVSVEIPQELLDDLNRHVGDNKKFVSQSDAIRTSIRKMLDMMDDIDRRHGRLNE encoded by the coding sequence ATGCCAAAAGTAAGTGTTGAAATTCCTCAGGAGCTTCTGGATGACCTCAACAGGCATGTAGGAGATAACAAAAAGTTCGTCAGCCAATCTGATGCTATCCGGACTTCTATTCGGAAAATGCTGGATATGATGGATGACATAGACAGAAGGCACGGAAGGCTGAATGAGTGA
- a CDS encoding TRAM domain-containing protein — protein sequence MFRDERTSVPVEEGKTYDVTIQDIARQGDGIARIEGFVVFVPNTSVGDEVQIKVERVLPKFAFASIVE from the coding sequence ATGTTTAGAGATGAACGTACTTCTGTGCCCGTTGAAGAGGGCAAAACTTACGACGTAACTATTCAGGATATTGCTCGCCAGGGAGACGGCATTGCCCGTATCGAAGGCTTTGTGGTTTTTGTCCCGAATACAAGTGTTGGCGACGAAGTCCAGATTAAAGTCGAAAGAGTACTTCCGAAATTTGCATTTGCAAGCATTGTCGAATAA
- a CDS encoding TRAM domain-containing protein gives MFREESRPVPVEEGEVYDVTIQDIARQGDGIARIEGFVVFVPNTSVGDEVQIKVERVLPKFAFASVVE, from the coding sequence ATGTTCAGAGAAGAAAGTCGCCCAGTCCCTGTCGAAGAAGGTGAAGTTTATGATGTCACAATTCAGGACATCGCCCGTCAGGGAGACGGCATAGCTCGTATTGAGGGTTTTGTAGTCTTTGTCCCTAACACCAGTGTTGGTGACGAAGTCCAGATTAAGGTCGAAAGAGTCCTTCCCAAGTTTGCATTTGCAAGTGTTGTCGAGTAA
- a CDS encoding TRAM domain-containing protein has translation MFREESRSVPVEEGEVYDVTIQDIARQGDGIARIEGFVIFVPGTKVGDEVRIKVERVLPKFAFASVVE, from the coding sequence ATGTTCAGAGAAGAAAGTCGCTCAGTCCCTGTTGAAGAGGGCGAAGTCTACGATGTTACAATTCAGGATATTGCTCGCCAGGGAGACGGCATTGCCCGTATCGAAGGCTTTGTAATCTTTGTCCCGGGTACCAAAGTCGGCGATGAAGTCCGCATCAAGGTCGAAAGGGTACTTCCGAAATTTGCATTTGCAAGCGTTGTCGAGTAA
- a CDS encoding TRAM domain-containing protein, which translates to MFREESSSVPVEEGEVYDVTIQDIARQGDGIARIEGFVIFVPGTKVGDEVRIKIERVLPKYGFASLVE; encoded by the coding sequence ATGTTCAGAGAAGAAAGCAGCTCTGTTCCTGTTGAAGAAGGCGAAGTCTACGATGTTACAATTCAGGACATCGCCCGTCAGGGAGACGGCATTGCCCGCATAGAGGGCTTCGTAATCTTTGTCCCGGGCACCAAAGTCGGCGATGAGGTAAGGATCAAAATCGAAAGGGTACTTCCTAAATACGGTTTTGCCAGCCTTGTTGAATAA
- a CDS encoding DUF1670 domain-containing protein, translating to MEKMKVPSMIETKVTSSLKGSVLDLIQNDYQFIAGDKIQEMFANDLVEVVRKSYREPWKLEVGQILWYGAKASEKPNYGKNSKKTPLTPIVLTLISKDDLEMKKEGYSDREIMETKVVRIFKEAYEQEALLTHSDMAYLLNVSTGTVSKQAKEYMQRTGEILPTRGIIHDIGRAVTHKRIILNLYIKGYQTPDIARMTNHTQEACDRYIKAYKKVEKLSKTMKSEEIAQILGMGKSLVEEYIRILNEEE from the coding sequence ATGGAGAAGATGAAAGTACCTTCAATGATTGAAACAAAGGTAACAAGCTCCCTGAAAGGTTCAGTTCTGGATCTGATACAAAATGATTACCAGTTTATTGCAGGTGACAAAATTCAGGAAATGTTTGCCAATGATCTCGTGGAAGTGGTGAGGAAATCTTATAGAGAGCCATGGAAACTGGAAGTTGGACAGATTTTGTGGTATGGAGCAAAGGCTTCAGAGAAGCCGAATTATGGTAAAAACAGTAAGAAAACACCATTAACACCAATTGTTTTGACCTTGATTTCCAAAGATGACCTGGAGATGAAGAAGGAAGGGTATTCAGATAGAGAAATAATGGAAACAAAAGTGGTTAGGATATTTAAAGAGGCATATGAACAGGAAGCACTGCTAACACATTCTGATATGGCATATCTGCTAAATGTTTCCACGGGTACGGTAAGCAAACAGGCAAAGGAGTATATGCAAAGAACAGGCGAGATATTGCCAACAAGAGGAATCATACATGATATTGGTAGAGCAGTCACTCACAAGAGGATTATACTAAACTTGTACATAAAAGGATATCAAACACCGGATATTGCAAGAATGACAAATCACACGCAGGAAGCGTGTGATAGGTACATTAAAGCATACAAGAAGGTAGAAAAGCTTAGCAAAACGATGAAAAGTGAGGAAATTGCACAAATTCTGGGAATGGGAAAATCCCTAGTAGAAGAATACATAAGAATTTTAAATGAGGAGGAATGA
- a CDS encoding DUF1670 domain-containing protein, giving the protein MQDYSFPRAVCRSLSELFMSYIDLYFSSQRKEGQIIFHGVSKDVPPGVPVNEMNLVSVIITIYDPEDCKVKNQRELLDKRIMRISNEAHTQGALLTQADIAILLGESTKTISRHIEALEENGELVPTRGKWKDIGPGVSHKKRILELYLKGYEYTEIERKTQHSGEAIMRYVKDFARILVLTEEGFEDEELRIITGLSEKTIQEYKELIETYSTEEYQERLDQLHSIFGKKEISRMNTETGPKNSSGRWRR; this is encoded by the coding sequence ATGCAGGATTATTCCTTTCCTCGTGCTGTTTGCAGATCTCTGTCTGAGCTCTTCATGTCTTACATTGACCTATATTTCAGCAGTCAGCGCAAAGAAGGCCAGATTATCTTCCATGGAGTTTCCAAAGACGTTCCTCCTGGCGTACCAGTTAATGAGATGAATCTGGTTTCTGTCATTATCACTATCTACGACCCTGAAGACTGCAAAGTTAAGAACCAGCGAGAGCTGCTGGATAAACGGATCATGCGCATAAGTAATGAAGCACACACTCAGGGCGCTTTGCTCACCCAGGCTGACATCGCAATTCTTCTGGGAGAGAGTACAAAGACAATTTCACGACATATAGAAGCGCTGGAAGAGAATGGAGAACTGGTTCCAACCAGAGGAAAATGGAAGGATATAGGTCCCGGAGTAAGCCACAAAAAACGGATTCTGGAGCTATATCTTAAAGGGTACGAATATACTGAGATCGAGAGAAAGACCCAACATAGTGGCGAAGCCATAATGCGTTATGTAAAGGATTTTGCAAGAATACTGGTGCTGACTGAAGAGGGATTCGAAGATGAAGAACTCAGGATCATAACAGGGCTTTCTGAAAAAACAATTCAGGAATACAAAGAGCTGATTGAGACTTATTCTACCGAGGAATATCAGGAACGTTTAGACCAGCTTCATAGCATTTTTGGAAAAAAAGAGATCAGCAGAATGAACACGGAAACAGGTCCAAAAAACAGTTCGGGGAGATGGAGAAGATGA
- a CDS encoding ABC transporter ATP-binding protein, with protein MGRVSVKNVSRVFSKKEDESGTEALHNISFDVQDGEFICLLGPSGCGKTTLLRIAAGLETLTSGEITLNGVPITGPDPKRGMVFQQYSLFPWRTVIDNITFGLEMQGIKKSEARKQVEKYLELVGLGQFKNSYPHELSGGMQQRAAIARALANEPEVLLMDEPFGALDAQTRNVLQDELLKIWEQKHVTFLFVTHSVDEAVFLSDRIVVMTSRPGRVKEIVSVELPRPRSRTSPEVNRLRDHVLKLLEEERFSK; from the coding sequence ATGGGTAGAGTAAGTGTAAAAAATGTTTCTCGTGTCTTTAGCAAAAAAGAGGATGAGTCCGGAACCGAAGCTCTGCACAATATAAGCTTTGATGTGCAGGATGGCGAGTTTATCTGCCTCCTCGGACCTTCAGGTTGCGGGAAGACAACGCTGCTCCGGATAGCTGCAGGACTTGAGACCCTGACCTCAGGAGAGATTACACTCAATGGAGTTCCTATAACAGGTCCTGATCCCAAGAGAGGCATGGTTTTCCAGCAGTATTCTCTCTTTCCCTGGAGAACCGTTATAGATAACATCACCTTTGGGCTGGAAATGCAAGGAATCAAAAAAAGCGAAGCCCGGAAACAGGTGGAAAAATACCTGGAGCTTGTGGGCCTGGGGCAGTTCAAAAACAGCTACCCTCACGAACTCTCAGGCGGTATGCAGCAGAGAGCAGCCATTGCAAGAGCTCTTGCTAACGAACCTGAGGTTCTTCTCATGGATGAACCCTTTGGAGCTCTAGATGCTCAGACTCGAAATGTACTCCAGGATGAACTCCTGAAGATATGGGAACAGAAACATGTAACATTTCTTTTTGTAACTCACAGTGTGGACGAAGCTGTCTTCCTCTCTGACAGGATAGTGGTTATGACTTCAAGACCCGGAAGGGTAAAGGAGATCGTAAGTGTGGAATTACCCCGCCCAAGAAGCCGCACAAGTCCAGAAGTAAACCGTTTAAGAGATCATGTCCTCAAACTTCTGGAAGAGGAGCGGTTCAGCAAGTGA
- a CDS encoding ABC transporter permease has translation MKINFTKTIEEKGVEALSLIFAIAIWQFAADRIVQNKLLLPSFYDVLISFSVIVKNGLIYTDTLTSLLHFSIGIAAAFILGIPLGIAMGWFKAVNRAVDPIIEILRPIPPLAWIPFAIVWFGLTHQAAGFVVFVGMIFPIIINTYTGFKNVPRVYVEAAKVLGCTRNIDLIRFVAIPSAMPSIAAGIRIAMGVGWMCLVAAEMFGVSNRGLGYQIWHNYYLHRMDFVLVYMLLLGFIGLLIDRFFRYYVDEKLLRWKTGTVV, from the coding sequence ATGAAAATTAATTTCACAAAAACAATCGAAGAAAAAGGCGTTGAAGCGTTATCTCTTATATTCGCAATCGCCATATGGCAGTTTGCAGCGGATAGGATCGTACAGAATAAATTGCTTCTTCCGAGTTTTTATGATGTGCTGATCTCTTTTTCCGTGATTGTCAAAAATGGACTAATTTATACGGATACCCTGACAAGTTTACTTCACTTTTCAATTGGCATAGCCGCTGCTTTTATCCTCGGAATTCCCCTGGGAATAGCTATGGGATGGTTCAAAGCAGTAAACAGAGCTGTTGACCCTATAATAGAAATCCTGCGCCCGATTCCTCCTCTTGCCTGGATCCCTTTTGCAATAGTATGGTTCGGGCTTACCCATCAGGCAGCAGGGTTTGTTGTTTTTGTAGGAATGATCTTCCCTATTATCATCAATACATATACGGGTTTTAAAAACGTACCGAGGGTTTATGTTGAAGCAGCAAAGGTCCTCGGCTGTACCCGAAATATAGACCTCATCCGTTTTGTTGCGATTCCCTCAGCCATGCCCTCGATTGCTGCAGGGATAAGGATTGCGATGGGCGTAGGCTGGATGTGCCTTGTAGCTGCAGAGATGTTCGGAGTCAGCAATAGAGGGCTTGGCTACCAGATCTGGCACAATTACTACCTGCACAGGATGGATTTCGTACTCGTCTATATGCTCCTGCTGGGGTTCATAGGGCTTCTAATAGACCGCTTCTTCAGATACTACGTGGATGAAAAACTACTCAGATGGAAGACAGGAACTGTGGTATAA
- a CDS encoding ABC transporter substrate-binding protein codes for MRKSSILILILLLAVSIFVSGCAEDTDENATEEAPAITELNFGYQPSTHQIAYMTAYEKGWWQEDLAPYGIEKINEYQFPTGAPEMQAMMAGELDFAYVGAAPVITALSQGLDAKIIAPVQIQGSDLVLRPEYEYESPEDLKGLKIATFPVGTIQDTLLRNWLRENGLDPDKDVTILEMGPGDAVTAISAKQVDAVFLPHPSPAIIESEGNGRSIVSSGEMEANHACCVLVASGEMIREHPDIVEQVVKTHIKATEYNQANVDEAAQIFSNKTSEDVEVVQKSLEEWDGAWITDPTLIENSTVEYANIQYELGYIQKPLTKEEIFDTSFYEEAKNEE; via the coding sequence TTGAGAAAATCAAGTATACTTATCCTTATTTTACTGCTGGCCGTATCTATCTTCGTATCCGGTTGCGCCGAAGATACGGATGAAAACGCAACTGAAGAAGCCCCTGCAATTACAGAGCTGAACTTCGGCTATCAGCCGAGTACCCACCAGATTGCATACATGACTGCCTATGAGAAAGGATGGTGGCAGGAAGATCTTGCACCTTACGGAATTGAAAAAATAAACGAATACCAGTTCCCAACAGGTGCCCCGGAAATGCAGGCTATGATGGCCGGAGAACTGGACTTTGCATATGTTGGGGCAGCCCCTGTGATTACAGCCCTCAGCCAGGGACTTGACGCAAAGATCATTGCTCCCGTTCAGATCCAAGGTTCAGACCTGGTCCTGCGACCTGAATACGAATACGAAAGTCCCGAAGACTTGAAAGGGCTCAAAATTGCCACTTTCCCGGTAGGGACAATTCAGGACACCCTGCTCAGAAACTGGCTCAGGGAAAATGGACTTGACCCTGATAAAGACGTGACAATCCTTGAAATGGGCCCAGGAGATGCGGTTACCGCCATCTCAGCCAAACAGGTCGATGCAGTTTTCCTGCCTCACCCCTCACCTGCAATAATTGAAAGTGAAGGCAATGGACGTTCGATTGTATCTTCCGGAGAAATGGAAGCAAACCACGCCTGCTGTGTACTCGTAGCAAGCGGAGAAATGATCAGGGAACACCCTGATATCGTGGAGCAGGTTGTAAAAACCCACATTAAGGCAACCGAATACAACCAGGCAAACGTGGACGAAGCAGCCCAGATCTTTTCAAACAAGACTTCAGAGGACGTGGAAGTTGTACAGAAATCCCTTGAAGAATGGGACGGCGCCTGGATTACAGATCCCACACTGATTGAAAACTCAACTGTCGAGTATGCAAACATTCAGTATGAACTCGGGTACATCCAGAAGCCCCTGACAAAGGAAGAAATCTTTGACACGAGCTTCTACGAAGAAGCCAAAAATGAGGAATAA
- a CDS encoding helix-turn-helix domain-containing protein, whose protein sequence is MNVADKVIKSAFESDEVFQKTLSAVIKEDLNLTAVDFAKKANIPPSTLYKILSGNRDPNIKTLRQIVKTIRDIKESDSGEFIAVIAARSVLDNIVETKKKIAGRLVTIREYSATSMEEAIIAAVNAERDGAKALVCAPIVSPTVEKILNIPVTTIIPKSSLIDAIELALKKME, encoded by the coding sequence ATGAACGTTGCAGACAAGGTCATCAAATCCGCATTCGAATCCGATGAAGTGTTTCAGAAAACACTTTCTGCTGTAATTAAGGAGGACCTTAACCTGACTGCTGTGGATTTTGCAAAAAAGGCAAACATCCCTCCCAGTACCCTCTATAAGATCCTATCGGGTAACCGGGATCCCAACATCAAAACCCTCCGTCAGATTGTAAAAACTATCCGGGATATCAAGGAGTCGGATAGCGGAGAATTTATTGCTGTAATTGCAGCCCGATCGGTACTTGACAACATCGTGGAAACGAAGAAAAAAATCGCTGGCAGGCTTGTCACAATAAGGGAATATTCGGCGACCTCGATGGAAGAAGCCATAATTGCAGCCGTTAATGCTGAAAGGGATGGGGCAAAAGCCCTGGTCTGTGCTCCCATAGTAAGCCCGACTGTTGAGAAAATCCTGAACATCCCAGTTACAACCATTATCCCAAAAAGCAGCCTTATAGATGCCATCGAGCTTGCACTTAAGAAGATGGAATAA